In Agrococcus jenensis, the genomic window GCGTCGCCGAGCCTCGCACCCCAGTCGGGGTTGGCCCGCCACGTCGCCGTCTCGAGCACCAGACCGGCGCCGACGGCCGCGGCGATCGCCGCGTACTCGCCGAAGTACGCCGCGAGCGTCGCCCTGCCGTGCTCGCTGCGCAGCAGCGGGTAGGCGGCGAAGTGCGGCAGGTCGATGCCGTGGCGGAAGATGAGGTCGGTCTCGAGGCCGCCGTCGGTGACGAACGGATGCTCGGGCGACGGCCAGCGCCCCGTGCGGCGATGCGGCACGACGTGGTGGTGGGTGGAGGGCTTCTCCGTGAGCGAGGGCAATGCCGCCCTCGGGATCATGCTGGACATCGTCGTCCTTCCGCCGAGCACAGCGGCAGGCCGGGCGGTCTGCCCGGCCGCAGGCTACTCGCGGCGGCGCTGTCGGTCCATGCCCCGATCTGCTGCCGACATGCCGAAGGGGACCGGACGCATCCGATCCCCTTCGTGGCGGTAGCGAGGGCGGGGTTCGAACCCGCGACCTCACGATTCGACGTCGCGGCGCGGGGCGCTCATCTGGGACGAGCTGTGCCGAGCCTGCGGGCGCGCTCGCGAGCCTCCACCGCACGTCGACAAGCCGGACGACGGCGAGGTGCCGGGCATTCGCGGGTGGTGAGATTGTGGGACCGCTCCGCGAGCGAAGCAGAGAGCGGACTATTTGCGCCGAGTGCCCCACTGGCCGAGGAGGTCGCGAATCGTTGCTTCGTACGCCTCGCGTTCGAAGCGCACCGATCGCACGGGCATCTCTGGGGTCCACAGTTCGCCGGATATCGTGTCCTGGTAGGTGACGTTCCGCCACTCCACTGTCGTCTCGGTCCAGCGCAGGTCGACGCTCAACGCGCCGCACTCCAGATCACCGCAGGCCGCACAGAACAGGATCGCCACTCGCCCGTCGTCGAAGTGCACGTCGGGGTCGAATGCGGCTGCACGGTCGGGCAGAGGCGCGCCGAGGCTGGCGTCGACCAGCCCTCCATCAGTGGCACCTTCGACGATGTGCGTCGTCTCGTTCAGCTCGACGTCATCAGTCGTGAACCAGTCCCGCACTGGCTCACCGTCCACCGTCCAGCCGAGGGACCTGCGGGCCTGCGCGTCGACCACGTCCATGCGTAGCCGGAGGAAGCCGCGCCATCGGACATCGACCGTAGGGTCCTCTACCCATCGCGTGCCGAGCACGGACAGCAGGGGCTCGGCTTCGGTCATGCTCGGAGCCTAGTGATGCTCTACGCGACGCCGTTTGGCGCGTCGGGCGAGTTGGAACGCACGTTTGGATGCGTGACGATCAGGCCGTGCGAGTGGGACGTGCTGCACCCACTCGACGGCCGGCCTGTGGCAGTCGAGCGACTGCTGAGTGCCTGCTAGGTTCCGACCATGCCACAGGATGATCCCCTCGTCTTCGCTCTCGTGCTCGCCGTCGGGCTCACCTTCATCCTGTCCGGATCGTGGGCCGTCATCAGCGTGATCCGCGACACCACGATGGCCCCGCTCGCACGTCTCGCAATGCTCGCTGCGCTCATCCTGTGCTTCCCGCTGGCCGCACCACTCTGGCTGCTGGCGAAGTCCGCAGACCTGCCTGCCAAGCTGCGGGCGCCGCTGACCGTCAGAGCGCACATCTAGCACCGCAGCGAAGGTCGCGCTGCGGCTCAGCCTGGGAACGCGCGATCGGCGGCAGCGTCGATGATGGCTTGCACATCGACGGCGGGCACCGGAGCGCCAGCCGGAGCCGACACCAGCACCTCGAGCCGATGCCCGGGCACGGCAGCCCAACACGACGTCTCCGTCATGAGCCCGTACTGGAAGTGATCGACCGACGCAGAGGCGCAGAACGAAGCCTCACCCGCGTCGATGTGCGCAGCAGGCTCCGTCAAGGTGACTGGCCCGTACGAGTTCGATGGACCGACGACATCGAGAGGGCACGCGGCGACGGCCTCTTGCGCAGCACGCACGCCGTCAACCGCCGTCTCGGTCATATAGACGTGGACCGTCGCGGCTGTGAGGGGTGACGTCGCGGGAGCCGTCGAGTAGACCTGTCCAGCCTGGCTCCCGAGGTCGCCATCCCGCTCGAGGTAGACGTCGCCGAGCAGGGGCTCAACGTCGAGCGCACACGGCACTGCGGTCGTCGGCCAGTCACCACCGGTATCCCTCTCGATCGGCTCCCATCCCTGGATCGGGAAGTCCTCAGCTGCCAGCACCAGGCCGGAGACGTAGGTGTCGAAGGTCTGCGCTGATGCGCTCGGCGAGGCGGCCTCCGGCGCGGCGGACCGCGATGCTTCCGGCGTCGCCAGCGGTGCCGGCGTCGCTGAGCCGGACGCTTGACACCCCGTGAGGCCGAGCGCCGCGACGACAACCAACGCACACGCTCCCACTAATCTCATGCGTCTCCTCTAGGTTGCTCGCCTACGTTCATCGATGCGTGCAATGAACGCTAGGTCAGGTGAGACAACCTCCACAAGCCGCCCGACCGGGCGGTATCGCCCGGCCCAGAGCCGCATCCGTCCGGGTATGAGCGCTGGCCTCCCGGAGCGCCGTCACAGGGGGGAGGGGCCACTGGCCCGCTTGGCCAGCGGCGGCTCCGCCCTTCCCTCTCGGCGACATCCGGCTATGGAGTCGATCTCGGCCACCGCCCTCAGGGGTCTTCGGCACCTCGATCTCATGACGACGCCCTGGGAGGCAGTCCCTGCTCAGCACCTCGACCGGTTCGTCCGCTGGTCGCAGCCTCGATTCGCTTCGGAGGTCGCGGCGGAGCACTACGACGACTGTCGATTGGGGCGGCTATCACGGGCGGAGGCTCGAGCTCGGCTGGGGTTCCCGACGGTCCCGACCCACTCGTTCCGGAAGACGGTAGCAACCGCTCTGGACCGCGCTGGGCTCTCAGCCCGAGACATCGCGGAGTGCCTGGGGCACGAGAACCCCTCAGTGACCCAGGACGTCCACATGGCGAAGCGCTCGAACTCCACACGAGCTGCGGCGGCGGTGGGCGCGGCGCCCGAGCCCCGCTGAATGCGCGGGGTCTGTGCGGGATGGATCTACCCGCCAAACGCGGAGAGGCCCGGAATCTGTTGAGATTCCGGGCCTTCTGGTAGCGAGGGCGGGGTTCGAACCCGCGACCTCACGATTATGAGTCGTGCGCTCTCACCAACTGAGCTACCCCGCCAGAACGCCCACCCAAGCACGAAGCATCAAGCGAACGCGAGCCCCGAGCGAGGATTGAACTCGCGACCCCTTCCTTACCATGGAAGTGCTCTACCGCTGAGCTATCGGGGCGAAGCCGTGATGGCAACCGGAATATCGTAGCACCGCGGACGGGCCCTTCGCGCACCTCACGGCGCGAGCGCGTCGACGCCCCCGATCGCCCGCGCGCAGCGCCGCAGCGCATCGATCGTGTGCGCGACGACGGCGCGCTCCGCGACGTCCGGGCGGGCGAGGACGCTCACGATCCGGCCGGTCGGGAGCCCCGCGAGCGGCACGAGCGCGATGCCGCCGCCGGGCCGCGTGCTGAAGCGCGGCAGCATCCCGATCCCGAGGCCCGCGGCGACGAGCGCCTCGACGAGGCGGTTGTCGCGCACGCGCTGCCCGATCGCGAACCGCTCCCCCGCCGCCGCCTCGACCGCGACGCGCAGGTCGTCGAAGGGATACCCCCCGGGCACGCCGATCCAGCGCTCGCCCGCGATGTCCGACGGCCGCACGGAGCCGCTCCCCGCGAGCGGATGCGCCTCGGGCACGGCGATGTCGATCGGCTCCCGCAGCAGGTCGACCACGTGCAGGCCGCGCCAGTCCGGCAGCGGCGTGGGCGCCATCCGGTGCCCGATCACGAGGTCGTGGTCGCGGGCGAGCGCCGCGTAGTCGGCCTCGGCGACGTCGTGGTCGTGCACGCGGAGGTCGACGTCCGCGCCGAGCGCCGCGATGAGCGACGGCAGCAGCACGACGCCCGCGCTCGGCAGCGCGGCGACGTCGACCCGCCCGCCGATCCCGCCTCGGTAGGCGGCCAGCCTGCCCTCGACGCGCGCGACGACGGCCGCCACCTCGATCGCACCGGCGGCGAGCAGCCGCCCGGCCTCGGTCAGCCGCACGCCGCGCCCGAGCGGCTCGGTGAGCGGCAGCCCGATCGTGCGCTCGAGCGATCGGATGCGCTGCGACACGGCCGACGGGGTCACCTGCGTGGCCCGCGCCACGGCCGAGAGGCTGCCGCGGTCGTCGAGCTCGCGCAGCAGGATGAGGTCACGCAACTCCATGCAGCAACGCTACACAGTCGATGCAGCATCCATCGCTTGTGCTGCACGGTGATCGCCTGCTCGGCTGTGCGCATGACGACGAGAGAACGACTGCTGGGCCTGCTGGTCGCGGTGCTGTGGGGGCTCAACTTCCTGGCGATCCACCTCTCGCTCGAGCAGTTCCCGCCCTTCTTCCTCGTCGCGCTGCGGTTCGCGCTCCTCGCGGTGCCGACGATCCTGCTCGTGCCGCGGCCGGACGTGCCGCTGCGGTGGCTGCTCGGCTACGGGCTCGGGTTCGGCACGCTGCAGTTCCTCTTCCTCTACTGGGCGATGGCGGCCGGCATGCCGACCGGGCTGGCCTCGCTCGTGCTGCAGGCATCCGCCCCCTTCACGGTGCTGCTCGGCGCGACCCTGCTGCGCGAGCGCCTGGACCGCGCGCAGGTGCTGGGCATCCTGCTCGCCGTCGCGGGACTGACCGTCATCGGTGCGCAGCAGCTCGGCACCGCCGCGCTCGGGCCGTTCCTGCTCACGCTGCTCGGCGCGCTCGGCTGGGCGCTCGGCAACGTCTCGAGCCGGCTCGCGCGGCCCTCGAAGCCACTCCACCTGACGCTCTGGATGTCGGTCGTGCCGGTGCTGCCGATGCTCGCGACCTCGCTGTGGGTCGAGGGCCCCGACCGCATCGCGCAGTCGTTCGTCGGGCTCGAGACCGCGACCGGCCTGCTCGCCATCGCCGGCCTCGCCTACACGATCCTGCTCGGCACGGTCGTGGGCAGCGG contains:
- a CDS encoding LysR family transcriptional regulator codes for the protein MELRDLILLRELDDRGSLSAVARATQVTPSAVSQRIRSLERTIGLPLTEPLGRGVRLTEAGRLLAAGAIEVAAVVARVEGRLAAYRGGIGGRVDVAALPSAGVVLLPSLIAALGADVDLRVHDHDVAEADYAALARDHDLVIGHRMAPTPLPDWRGLHVVDLLREPIDIAVPEAHPLAGSGSVRPSDIAGERWIGVPGGYPFDDLRVAVEAAAGERFAIGQRVRDNRLVEALVAAGLGIGMLPRFSTRPGGGIALVPLAGLPTGRIVSVLARPDVAERAVVAHTIDALRRCARAIGGVDALAP
- a CDS encoding EamA family transporter; its protein translation is MTTRERLLGLLVAVLWGLNFLAIHLSLEQFPPFFLVALRFALLAVPTILLVPRPDVPLRWLLGYGLGFGTLQFLFLYWAMAAGMPTGLASLVLQASAPFTVLLGATLLRERLDRAQVLGILLAVAGLTVIGAQQLGTAALGPFLLTLLGALGWALGNVSSRLARPSKPLHLTLWMSVVPVLPMLATSLWVEGPDRIAQSFVGLETATGLLAIAGLAYTILLGTVVGSGLWTWLLSRHPAARVAPFSMLVPVVGLLTAWVVLGETLTAVEIAGAGVVVAGVLLGSGALGGGSRAARPVAEPPTERAPSPAAR
- a CDS encoding tyrosine-type recombinase/integrase, translating into MTTPWEAVPAQHLDRFVRWSQPRFASEVAAEHYDDCRLGRLSRAEARARLGFPTVPTHSFRKTVATALDRAGLSARDIAECLGHENPSVTQDVHMAKRSNSTRAAAAVGAAPEPR